CTACGTACTTTAAAAAGTCACGACGTGAAGTTCCAGATGAAGCTAACGCATCAGCATTTCCTAAGAATTCATCTGTAGGAATCTCTTCAACAAATTCGTTATTTCTAAGCGCCTCAACAATAGAACTATTTTCTAGTTCTTCAACACTTTTCCAGTATTTTTTGTTTGATGACATTGTATATAAATATTAAAATCTTAATAATTCGATTAATAGTGGCATTTACCGCATTCTAAACCTCCCATTTGCGCTGCAGTTAATTTTTCTACACCGTATTTTTTAGAAAGTTCAGCATGAATTTTTTCATAATATGCATTTCCTTCCATCTTAACATCAGTTTTTCTGTGGCAGTCCACACACCAACCCATAGTTAATTTAGAGTATTGCTTCATGATTTCAAATTCTTGTACCGGACCGTGACAAGTTTGACATTCAACTCCTGCAACAGAAACGTGCTGCGAGTGGTTGAAGTAAACAAAATCAGGAAGATTATGAATACGAACCCATTTAACAGGCTGTGTTTTTCCAGTATAAGCCTGTTTAGTCTTATCCCATCCAACAGCATCATATAATTTTTGAATCTGTGCATCGTAGAATGCTTTGCTGTATTCAGCAGTAGCTGTAGTTTCAGCAACCTCAGAAATATTTTTATGACAGTTCATACAAACATTTAATGAAGGAATACCAGCAGTCTTGCTCACACGAGCAGCAGAGTGACAATATTTACAATTGATTTCATTATCCCCAGCGTGAATTTTGTGAGAGTAATGGATTGGCTGGATTGGTTCGTAGTTTTGATCTACACCAACCTGCATTAAATATCCATACACAAAATAACCACTAGCTAAAAGTAAAAATATAGAAGTAACTAATACAAGGAATTGGTTTCTTGCAAAAGCTTTCCAGATTGGAGTTCTTCCTTCTTTAGGAGCAACTTCAATTCCGTTATTACTGGCAACTTTAGTCAACACTTTGTTCACCATGAACAACATAACAACTAAGATGGCCATTACAAGAGCAAGAGCTCCTAAAATAACATTATTAGAGATTCCGCCTGCTTCAGTATTAGTTCCCGGAGGTGTTGCTGCAGTTCCTGCACCAGGAGCCGGTTCAGCTTTCTTTTCAGAAGTATAAGCAATAATATTATCAATATCACCCTCAGACAGCTGAGGAAAAGAGGTCATAACAGCTTTGTTATTTTCCTCAAAAAGTTTAACAGCAACTGGATCGCCTGATTTTATCATTTCAGAGCTGTTGTGAATCCATTTGTAAAGCCATGCTTTATCATGCTTAGAAGCAACATCTCTTAAAGCTGGACCTGTTGATTTAGCATCTAGTTTGTGACATGCAGCGCAATTTGCATTAAAAAGTTCTTTCCCTTTTACCGGATCACCACCTGATGTTGCAGCAGGAGCCGCAGCTTCTGGTGCTGCAGCTGGAGCAGCAGGATCTTGAGCAAATGAAGTTAGGGAGAAAATTAACGTTAGCGATAAGCTAAGCAGCAATTTTCTTGAGATCGAATTATGGTTACCCACCTTTTTCATATAGTATAATAATTATCTACTAATTTTTGGTATGATTTTTTCTGTAATAAATCAGACAAAAATTAATACCTTCTTTTAAAACTTGCACAAAAATACGACTTATGAACTATTCTCAAAACCTTAAAATAGTCTTAAATATCAATTTATATCAATTCTAAATAATATTAAAATTTTACATACAAACTTTAAATAGTATTTTTGCATAAAAACCATCACATTATGAGAATTTTAAGCCCTTCAAAAAAGCTTTTTTTTACATTTACAATCGCTGCCGTAACATTTAGTTTTCAAGCACAAAGTCAAAACTTAACATTGAATCAGGACCCTAAATTTGAGCAGTTATTGAATGATAAACGTAAATTTAACACATCAATAAGTACAAACGATTCCTATAGAATTCAAATCTTTAGCGGTAAAAGTGAAGAGGCTAAAAAGACACTTTCGGACTTTAAAAGAGAGTACACAAACATAGACGGAACCATCATTTTTAACACACCCAACTACAAGGTTATAGTTGGAAACTTCAAATCACGAATTGAAGCCGAACGAAATATGATCGAAATCAGAAAAAAATATAAAAATATATTCCTGATAAAGCCGGGAAAATAGCACAAAATCACATAAAAAAAGCGAGACAAATTGTCTCGCTTTTTTTTATTTACAATAACCTGTTACTTTTCTCAAAAAAATCCTAACATTTATCATTTAAAGGTAAAATCTTTTTTCAGGTTCTTTTAGGATTCGCCTAATTCAACCATAAAACAAGACTTAATTTACCCTAAAAAATCAATTTACTACTTTGATACCGCTGGCCAAAAATTGTATTTCTTCTTTCGGTTTATTGATTTCATTTATTTCTGTTTTTGTCTTTTTAGCTTCTTTTGCATAATGCTTCAACTCTTTTACTGATGTAACTTTCTTCTCAGCATTTCCTGTCAAAACCACATTTTTTCCTTTTACAGCTGTAGGTACAAAAAAAGCATAATCTTTCATCTTAACAAAGAAAGACGAACCTTCTGTTGTTTTAATGGTTAACCAGCACCCTCTTTTTCCACACACATCTGTCACCTTTCCTTGTACAACAGCATTTTCAACTTTAGCAGAGCCATTTAATTCTTTTTCTAACTCTTCAGCTGAAATCGCCTTATTTACAACAGCCGCCGAAACATCTTCTCCGTAATAATCTCCTACTAACGCATTACCTGCCGGAGGAGCTGGTTTTTCGACATCTTCCTGAGAAAAACAAAACGCATTAAAACATATAAACAAAACAACTGAACACAGTATTGATTTCTTATTTATCAGATCTTTTTTCATTATAAAATAACTTTAAATTTTAAGAGATCTAATTTACGTATTTAATCACAAATACTGCCTGATACCGCGGTTTTAAAGCATTATTTCATAAAAAAAGTCCCAATATAATTGGGACTTTAAGATATATCAACTGACTATTATTTCAATTTCTTTTTAATCGCTACTTCGTGGTACGCTTCAATAACATCGCTTATTTCAATATCATTAAATCCTTTGATCTGAATACCACAGTCATAACCTTTTGTTACCTCTTTAACATCGTCTTTGAAACGTTTTAAAGCAACAAGCTCACCCGTATGAACTACAACTCCATCTCTAATAACTCTAATCTTAGAAGTTCTCAGGATTTTACCATCAGTTACCATACAACCTGCAATTGAACCCACTTTAGAAATTTTGAAAATCTCACGGATTTCAGCAGTTCCCAAAACTTCTTCTTTCATTTCAGGAGCCAGCATTCCTTCCATTGCATCTTTTAAGTCATCAATTGCAGCATAGATAATAGAATAATAACGGATATCGATTTCTTCTTTATCAGCAAGCTGTCTTGCATTTCCAGCCGGACGAACATTAAATCCAATAATAATAGCATCTGACGCAGAAGCCAAGTTAACATCGGTCTCGGTTATCGCACCAACACCTTTATGTATAATATTGATCTGAACTTCTTCTGTAGAAAGTTTCGAGAACGAATCAGATAATGCTTCAACAGAACCATCCACATCTCCTTTAAGGATTACATTCAATTCTTTAAACTGACCAAGAGCAATACGACGTCCAATTTCATCAAGTGTAATATGTCTTTGTGTACGAACTGACTGTTCACGCATTAACTGAGAACGTTTAGATGCAATTTGTTTTGCCTCTTTTTCATCCTCAAACACATTGAATTTATCACCAGCAGTTGCCGCACCATCTAATCCCAGAACAGATACCGGAGTTGAAGGTCCTGCCTGTATAACATTATGCCCTCTTTCGTCATGCATCGCCTTAACTTTTCCATGATGTTTTCCTGCCAGCATATAGTCTCCAATTTTTAAAGTACCGTGTTGTACTAAAATCGTAGACACATATCCTTTTCCTTTATCAAGATAAGCCTCAACAACAGTTCCCTGAGCTGCTTTATTTGGGTTTGATTTTAAATCTAAAATCTCAGCTTCTAATAAAACTTTTTCAAGAAGTTCTTTAACACCTAATCCTGTTTTTGCAGAAATATCGTGTGACTGGATTTTTCCTCCCCAATCTTCAACAAGTAAATTCATACCTGCCAATCTTTCTTTAATTTTATCAGGGTTAGCATTTGGCTTATCCACTTTGTTGATTGCAAATATAATTGGCACACCAGCCGCCTGAGCGTGACTGATAGCTTCTTTTGTCTGCGGCATGATATCATCATCCGCTGCAATTACAATAATAGCAATATCCGTAACCTGAGCACCACGCGCACGCATCGCGGTAAACGCCTCGTGACCCGGTGTATCTAAGAACGCTATTTTTTGTCCATTATCAAGAGTCACTCCGTAAGCTCCAATATGCTGTGTAATTCCACCTGACTCACCGGCAATAACATTTTCTTTACGAATATAATCCAGTAAAGATGTTTTACCGTGATCGACGTGACCCATTACAGTAACAATTGGCGCTCTTGTAACTAAATCTTCTTCTCTATCTTCAACAACTTCAATCGCTTCTTCGATATCCACTGTTATAAATTCAACTTCGTAACCAAATTCATCAGCAACAATCGTTAAGGTTTCAGCATCTAAACGCTGATTCATTGTTACCATGATACCAAGAGACATACAGGTTCCGATTACTTTCGTAATAGGCACATCCATCATAATCGCAATCTCTCCTACTGTAACGAATTCAGTAACCTTAATGGTTTTACTTCCTTCATCAAGAGCTCTTTGCTCATCATCAGATTTCTGACGGTGCGTTTCTCTTTTATCTCTTCTGTATTTAGCCGCTTTAGATTTACCTCCTTTACCCTGAAGTTTTTCAAGAGTTTCTCTAATTTGGTTTTTTACTTCTTCTTCGGTAGGCTCAACTTTAGCCACAATTGCAGGACGGTTTCCTTTTACAAAACCAGGTCTTGCACTTCTGTTGGCATTAAAACCTCCACCTCCTGTATTAGGAGTAATTTTATTAGGATTTGGTGTTCCCGGCGCATTTCCTGCTGCAGGTTTTTGAGCACCAGGTGCACCTGGTTTAGGAGCAATTCTTTTACGCTTGTTTTTATTAGCGTTGTTATTATTCCCGGCTCCCGGAACCCCAGGCTTATTCTGCGCTGCTTTCGGATCCTCTTTCTTTTTCTTAGGCTTATTAAACTGAGACAAGTCAATTGTCTGGCCTGTAAGAGTAGTTCCTGATAATTTTTGATATTGTGTAGTAATGGTTTCTTCAGAAGTCGTTGGATCCAATGAAATAATTGGCTCCTGAGCCATTTTAGAAACTTCTGGTTTTACTTCTTTTTTCTCAGTAATAACAGGTTTTTCAACCTTTTTTTCCTCAGAAACAACAGGAACTGATGCCTCAGTCTGTACATTTTCTTTTTGGACAGGTTTTTCTGGTTGAGATGGAGCAACAGATTTAGGCTCTTCGGTTTTAACCGGTTCTTCTGAAGGAGAAACTGCAGCTGGCTTCTTTGGGTTTAAATCAATTTTACCCACCTGAACAGGCCCTGTTACAACAGCTCTTGCTTTTATAATTTCCTGTTGCTTTTGACGCTCTTCATCTTGTCTGCGTTTATCCTCTAGTTCTTTCTCGCGCTCAACACGCAAAGCTTCTTTTTCTTTTCTTTTTTCTTCTCCAACTTCTTTTGAAGCTTCCTTGTTCCCCTTATCGCCAGCAAATTGATTCTGCAGGATATTAAATTCACTGTCAGAAATTTTCGCGTTTGGATTTGCATCAATAGCAATTCCTTTATCTTTTAGATAATCCACAGCTCTTTCTAACGAGATATTTAACTCCCTTAAAACCTTGTTTATTCTTATTACTCTCTCTTCAGACATATAACCTTTTTATTATTACCTTTTTCGTTGTGTTGTTAGAGCAGACATCAGCTATTGCTTAACTATCAAACTCTTCTTTTAGTATTTTGATAACATCAAGAATCGTTTCCTCTTCTAAGTCTGTTCTTCTTACTAAATCTTCTACTTCTTGTTTCAGGATACTTTTTGCAGTATCTAAACCTATTTTAGCAAACTCTTCTATTACCCATTCTTCAATTTCATCTGAGAACTCTGTTAATTCAACATCGTCTTCATCTGCAACTGTTCCGGCTACATCGCCTTCACGGATAACATCTAATTCATAACCTGTCAGCTGACCGGCTAATTTGATATTGTGGCCTCCTCTACCAATTGCCTTGGAAACCTCTTCTAATTTCAAGAACACCTCTGCTCTCTTGTTATCTTCATCAATTTTGATTGAAGAAACTTTTGCAGGGCTTAATGCTCTTGTAATAAACAACTGAATGTTGTTTGTATAATTAATTACGTCAATATTTTCGTTTCCTAATTCACGTACAATGCCATGAATACGAGAACCCTTCATACCCACGCAGGCTCCAACCGGATCAATTCTGTCATCATACGAATCTACAGCAACTTTTGCTTTTTCACCCGGAATACGAACTACGTTTTTAACCGTAATTAAACCGTCAAAAACTTCCGGAATTTCCTGCTCAAATAATTTTTCTAAAAACTTCTCTGAAGTTCTAGACATAATAATCTGCGGTTTGTTTCCTTTTAATTCAACACTTTCAATGATTCCACGAACATTATCTCCTTTACGGAAAAAGTCAGATGGGATTTGTTTCTCTTTTGGAAGCACAATTTCATTTCCTTCATCATCGACTAAAATAACCACTCTTGGACGAACATGGTGAACTTCGGCGGTGTAAATATCGCCAATAATATCTTTAAATTGCTTATAAAGATTAGTATTATCGTGTTCGTGAATTTTTGATATTAAATTTTGACGCAGTGCCAGGATAGCTCTTCTTCCTAAATCAATCAGCTTAACCTCTTCAGAAACCTCTTCACCTATTTCGAAATCCGCTTCGATTTTTCTTGCTTCAGTCAATGTAATTTCCTCATTTTCAAAATCAAGATCCTCATCAGCAACAATTACCCTTCTTCTCCAAATTTCCATATCTCCTTTATCAGGATTAATAATGATATCGAAATTTTCATCTGAACCGTATTTTTTCTTTAATGCATTTCTAAACACGTCCTCTAAAATTGCCATAAGCGTTACACGATCAATAAGTTTATTATCTTTAAACTCCGAGAATGAATCGATTAATGCTAAATTTTCCATGCGAATTCTTTAAATTAAAATGTTACTGTAACAACTGCCTCTTTAATTTCTGTATAAGGTATTTGTTGTTCTTTTTGAACTGTTTCTTTTCCTTTTCCTACTTTTTTCGGTTCCCTTGCCTTCCAAGACAAAATTATAAAAACATCATTAGCTTCTACCAATTCTGCTTCAATTTTTTCATTATTTGTAGTAACAATCAACGTTCTACCAATATTTTTCTTGTATTGTCTTATCAATTTCAAAGGAGATCCAACTCCAACAGATGCTACTTCAAGCGAAAAATCCTGTTCTTCACGATCCAGATTATTCTCGATTGCACGACTAATATCAATGCAGTCCTGCAACGCAACCCCATTATCTCCGTCTAAACCTACGCTGATCTTAAAAGAATCTGACACAGCCAGATCAATCAAAAAGATCGATGGTTTTTCCAGAAGAGCCTCTTCAATTAATCCGTTTACTTTCTCTTTAAATGTCATAATTTTATAAAAAGAGGGGACACTAGTCCCCTCATTATTTAGATTTTAATAAATAACGATGCAAATATAGTGATTTTTTTATAAATCAAATAACTAGATTGCTCTAAAAATATTCCATACCTTTCGCGCTCCAAATAATAACATATTATAAAATAATTTAACCCAAAAATCATGAAACGAATTTTAGTACCTACTGATTTCTCTGAACATGCAGAACACGCTTTAAAAGTAGCTGCACAAATTGCAAAAAAGAACGACTCTGAAATCATCATCTTACACATGCTTGAACTGCCGCATCAGGCAAACGATGCAATATTTGGAGGTGTAAGCATTCCGGAGACTATGCTTTTTATGCAAAAAGCCAACGAAACTCTGGATAAAATTTCAGACAGTCCGTTTTTAGACGGAATTCCTATTACCGAAATGGTAAAAATGGACAAACCAATTCACGGAATCACTCAGGTAAGCAAAGAAAATGACATTGACTTAATTGTCATGGGATCTCACGGATCTTCTGGGGTAGAAGAATTACTAATTGGATCTAACACTGAAAAAGTTGTTAGAAACTCAGACGTACCTGTACTTGTTATCAAAAAAGACGCACCTGAATTCAATGTAAACAATGTTGTATTTGCATCTGATTTTACTGAAGAAACCAAAAAGCCTTTTGAAAAACTTTTAAATTTTACAAAATTATTTGATTCAAAACTACATTTAGTTTCTATTTGTACACCAAACAGCTTTAAACCAACTCACGTAATCAACAAAACGCTTGAAGATTTTACAAGTGCTTTCAATCTTACGAATTATGAGACACATATATATAATGACACTAACATTGAAAACGGAATTATCAATTTCGCAAACAGTATCGATGCAGATGTAATTGGAATGTGCACTCACGGAAGAACAGGACTTGCTCACTTCTTT
This portion of the Flavobacterium gelatinilyticum genome encodes:
- the infB gene encoding translation initiation factor IF-2, translating into MSEERVIRINKVLRELNISLERAVDYLKDKGIAIDANPNAKISDSEFNILQNQFAGDKGNKEASKEVGEEKRKEKEALRVEREKELEDKRRQDEERQKQQEIIKARAVVTGPVQVGKIDLNPKKPAAVSPSEEPVKTEEPKSVAPSQPEKPVQKENVQTEASVPVVSEEKKVEKPVITEKKEVKPEVSKMAQEPIISLDPTTSEETITTQYQKLSGTTLTGQTIDLSQFNKPKKKKEDPKAAQNKPGVPGAGNNNNANKNKRKRIAPKPGAPGAQKPAAGNAPGTPNPNKITPNTGGGGFNANRSARPGFVKGNRPAIVAKVEPTEEEVKNQIRETLEKLQGKGGKSKAAKYRRDKRETHRQKSDDEQRALDEGSKTIKVTEFVTVGEIAIMMDVPITKVIGTCMSLGIMVTMNQRLDAETLTIVADEFGYEVEFITVDIEEAIEVVEDREEDLVTRAPIVTVMGHVDHGKTSLLDYIRKENVIAGESGGITQHIGAYGVTLDNGQKIAFLDTPGHEAFTAMRARGAQVTDIAIIVIAADDDIMPQTKEAISHAQAAGVPIIFAINKVDKPNANPDKIKERLAGMNLLVEDWGGKIQSHDISAKTGLGVKELLEKVLLEAEILDLKSNPNKAAQGTVVEAYLDKGKGYVSTILVQHGTLKIGDYMLAGKHHGKVKAMHDERGHNVIQAGPSTPVSVLGLDGAATAGDKFNVFEDEKEAKQIASKRSQLMREQSVRTQRHITLDEIGRRIALGQFKELNVILKGDVDGSVEALSDSFSKLSTEEVQINIIHKGVGAITETDVNLASASDAIIIGFNVRPAGNARQLADKEEIDIRYYSIIYAAIDDLKDAMEGMLAPEMKEEVLGTAEIREIFKISKVGSIAGCMVTDGKILRTSKIRVIRDGVVVHTGELVALKRFKDDVKEVTKGYDCGIQIKGFNDIEISDVIEAYHEVAIKKKLK
- a CDS encoding SPOR domain-containing protein, translating into MRILSPSKKLFFTFTIAAVTFSFQAQSQNLTLNQDPKFEQLLNDKRKFNTSISTNDSYRIQIFSGKSEEAKKTLSDFKREYTNIDGTIIFNTPNYKVIVGNFKSRIEAERNMIEIRKKYKNIFLIKPGK
- a CDS encoding c-type cytochrome, which produces MKKVGNHNSISRKLLLSLSLTLIFSLTSFAQDPAAPAAAPEAAAPAATSGGDPVKGKELFNANCAACHKLDAKSTGPALRDVASKHDKAWLYKWIHNSSEMIKSGDPVAVKLFEENNKAVMTSFPQLSEGDIDNIIAYTSEKKAEPAPGAGTAATPPGTNTEAGGISNNVILGALALVMAILVVMLFMVNKVLTKVASNNGIEVAPKEGRTPIWKAFARNQFLVLVTSIFLLLASGYFVYGYLMQVGVDQNYEPIQPIHYSHKIHAGDNEINCKYCHSAARVSKTAGIPSLNVCMNCHKNISEVAETTATAEYSKAFYDAQIQKLYDAVGWDKTKQAYTGKTQPVKWVRIHNLPDFVYFNHSQHVSVAGVECQTCHGPVQEFEIMKQYSKLTMGWCVDCHRKTDVKMEGNAYYEKIHAELSKKYGVEKLTAAQMGGLECGKCHY
- the rimP gene encoding ribosome assembly cofactor RimP codes for the protein MTFKEKVNGLIEEALLEKPSIFLIDLAVSDSFKISVGLDGDNGVALQDCIDISRAIENNLDREEQDFSLEVASVGVGSPLKLIRQYKKNIGRTLIVTTNNEKIEAELVEANDVFIILSWKAREPKKVGKGKETVQKEQQIPYTEIKEAVVTVTF
- a CDS encoding universal stress protein gives rise to the protein MKRILVPTDFSEHAEHALKVAAQIAKKNDSEIIILHMLELPHQANDAIFGGVSIPETMLFMQKANETLDKISDSPFLDGIPITEMVKMDKPIHGITQVSKENDIDLIVMGSHGSSGVEELLIGSNTEKVVRNSDVPVLVIKKDAPEFNVNNVVFASDFTEETKKPFEKLLNFTKLFDSKLHLVSICTPNSFKPTHVINKTLEDFTSAFNLTNYETHIYNDTNIENGIINFANSIDADVIGMCTHGRTGLAHFFNGSISEGLVNHSIKPVITVKI
- the nusA gene encoding transcription termination factor NusA; this translates as MENLALIDSFSEFKDNKLIDRVTLMAILEDVFRNALKKKYGSDENFDIIINPDKGDMEIWRRRVIVADEDLDFENEEITLTEARKIEADFEIGEEVSEEVKLIDLGRRAILALRQNLISKIHEHDNTNLYKQFKDIIGDIYTAEVHHVRPRVVILVDDEGNEIVLPKEKQIPSDFFRKGDNVRGIIESVELKGNKPQIIMSRTSEKFLEKLFEQEIPEVFDGLITVKNVVRIPGEKAKVAVDSYDDRIDPVGACVGMKGSRIHGIVRELGNENIDVINYTNNIQLFITRALSPAKVSSIKIDEDNKRAEVFLKLEEVSKAIGRGGHNIKLAGQLTGYELDVIREGDVAGTVADEDDVELTEFSDEIEEWVIEEFAKIGLDTAKSILKQEVEDLVRRTDLEEETILDVIKILKEEFDS
- a CDS encoding DUF4920 domain-containing protein, producing the protein MKKDLINKKSILCSVVLFICFNAFCFSQEDVEKPAPPAGNALVGDYYGEDVSAAVVNKAISAEELEKELNGSAKVENAVVQGKVTDVCGKRGCWLTIKTTEGSSFFVKMKDYAFFVPTAVKGKNVVLTGNAEKKVTSVKELKHYAKEAKKTKTEINEINKPKEEIQFLASGIKVVN